In one Chitinophaga sancti genomic region, the following are encoded:
- a CDS encoding DUF2024 family protein has translation MEVAIFDTYVKRREGGYMHFDIIVSSDTNYESVLTFGNAYLKSRSLTAPIISSRDCRFCHMQETVPSWEKNIQQQGYHIYELEGCR, from the coding sequence ATGGAAGTTGCTATTTTCGACACCTATGTGAAGCGCCGGGAAGGAGGTTACATGCATTTTGACATCATCGTCTCCTCCGATACTAATTACGAAAGCGTCCTCACTTTCGGCAATGCTTATCTTAAATCGCGTTCACTCACTGCCCCCATCATTTCTTCCCGCGACTGCAGGTTCTGCCATATGCAGGAAACCGTTCCTTCCTGGGAGAAAAATATTCAGCAGCAAGGTTATCACATTTACGAATTAGAAGGTTGCAGGTAA
- a CDS encoding DUF420 domain-containing protein, whose translation MSSLTNKNLNLPIAIVSVAIPVVVALLMFMPRQHMEAGFNVTVLPLFHAALNSATAVLLLASLYFIKVKQVKAHKTANLIAVALSAIFLVSYVTYHFFVKSTMYGDVNHDYIVTEAEKAAAGGMRYVYFFILITHIVLAGIIVPLVLFTLLRGFQNDFEKHKKIARITWPIWFYVAVTGVIVYVMISPYY comes from the coding sequence ATGAGTAGTCTTACAAACAAAAATCTAAATCTGCCTATTGCGATCGTATCAGTTGCGATACCGGTAGTAGTGGCCCTGTTGATGTTTATGCCCCGTCAGCATATGGAAGCAGGCTTCAATGTGACAGTGTTGCCATTGTTTCATGCGGCATTGAATTCAGCAACGGCAGTGTTGTTGTTGGCAAGTCTGTATTTTATCAAGGTAAAGCAGGTTAAGGCGCATAAAACAGCGAACCTGATTGCAGTAGCATTGTCAGCGATCTTCCTGGTTTCGTATGTGACGTATCACTTTTTTGTGAAGTCTACTATGTATGGTGATGTGAACCATGACTACATTGTAACTGAGGCGGAGAAAGCAGCGGCGGGTGGTATGAGGTATGTTTATTTCTTTATTCTCATCACGCATATTGTGCTGGCGGGGATTATAGTTCCGCTGGTGTTGTTTACATTACTGCGTGGGTTCCAGAATGATTTTGAAAAGCATAAGAAAATAGCACGCATTACCTGGCCGATCTGGTTTTATGTGGCGGTGACCGGGGTGATCGTGTATGTGATGATCTCACCTTATTATTGA
- a CDS encoding SCO family protein — translation MLLPLVGYLIVDHYREDAVPLPRHYVAERVDTVIKDGKKTYDTIYHTVKDFTFTNQMGMPVSLHDVPHKMVLVNFFFTSCPSICPVMMKNLEKLQKAYIKSDTLLQLMSLTVDPERDSSETLRQYGLKRNINPDNWSLLTGSKKDIYDLARHELFVNVTDGDGGPDDFIHTEKLILLDKDRHIRGYYDGTDSNVIRKIANDIAVLHLEKAKNRPPFLKRILNPGTE, via the coding sequence GTGCTGTTGCCATTGGTGGGCTACCTGATAGTAGATCACTATCGGGAGGATGCAGTACCCCTTCCCCGCCATTATGTAGCGGAGCGGGTAGATACTGTGATAAAAGATGGGAAGAAAACGTATGATACGATCTACCATACGGTAAAGGATTTTACATTTACCAACCAGATGGGGATGCCGGTTTCCCTGCATGATGTGCCTCATAAAATGGTGCTGGTGAATTTCTTCTTTACTTCCTGTCCCAGCATTTGCCCTGTTATGATGAAGAACCTGGAGAAGCTGCAAAAAGCATATATCAAGAGTGATACCTTGCTGCAGCTAATGTCGCTGACAGTAGATCCTGAAAGGGATTCGTCGGAAACATTACGTCAATATGGATTGAAACGCAATATCAATCCTGATAACTGGTCTTTATTGACAGGTAGTAAGAAGGATATTTATGACCTGGCACGACATGAGCTTTTTGTGAATGTGACAGATGGTGATGGCGGGCCGGATGATTTTATTCATACAGAGAAACTGATCCTGCTGGACAAGGATCGCCATATCAGGGGATACTATGATGGAACAGACAGCAATGTGATTCGCAAGATTGCAAATGACATCGCAGTATTACATCTGGAGAAAGCAAAGAATCGTCCTCCTTTTCTGAAGAGGATCTTAAATCCAGGTACTGAATAA
- a CDS encoding cytochrome C oxidase subunit IV family protein yields MSNTHTDAGQDVHVADSSTKTIWRTFWILLGITIFEIVIALAHMQFHWPKLPVNSLFVILTIVKAFFIVAEFMHLGHEIRNLIMTVLMPLLLFVWFVIAFLADGDSWKNMRKDLAPGTPKAAEKAQVISTEEGEGHHE; encoded by the coding sequence ATGTCAAATACACATACAGACGCAGGTCAGGACGTTCATGTAGCAGATAGCTCGACCAAGACCATCTGGAGAACGTTTTGGATTTTATTAGGGATCACAATTTTTGAAATCGTCATTGCTTTGGCGCATATGCAATTTCACTGGCCTAAATTACCAGTAAACTCCCTGTTCGTCATCCTGACTATTGTAAAGGCTTTCTTCATCGTAGCGGAATTCATGCACCTTGGTCATGAGATCAGGAACCTGATCATGACGGTGCTGATGCCATTGCTGTTGTTTGTCTGGTTTGTCATCGCTTTCCTGGCTGATGGTGATTCATGGAAGAACATGCGTAAAGACCTGGCGCCTGGTACACCAAAGGCAGCTGAAAAAGCACAGGTGATCAGTACGGAAGAAGGAGAGGGACACCACGAATAA